The following coding sequences are from one Streptomyces dengpaensis window:
- a CDS encoding cytochrome P450 family protein gives MNEHPVLLPYTDPAFAADPFPFYRRLRDDGPVRRAVIAGGLEAWLVTRYEDGLAALSDPRLSSDVRDASDPRLLERLPATERESMLRTMLRCDPPDHTRLRRLVSKAFTARRVAELRPRIQEITDQLLDEVVPAGKADLIEDFALPLPVTVIGELLGVPATDRHDFQRWTDDMILQGAEPPDPARIDRAWQQMRSYLTGLLENKRAHPGNDLLSALITTRDEEHRLDEDELIAMAFLLLVAGYITTVNLIGTGIAHLLAHPDQLHQLRDDPGLLPAAIEEFLRYDGPVNPGIARFAREDVTIAGVSIPRGATVLVASAIADRDPAQFPDPDRLDITRQDNAHLAFGHGIHYCLGAPLARLEGQIAIGTALRRLPHLSLAVPPDALRWRSGGLRGPEQLPVTFTPGDTA, from the coding sequence ATGAACGAGCACCCGGTCCTTCTGCCCTACACCGATCCGGCCTTCGCAGCGGATCCCTTCCCGTTTTACCGGCGCTTGCGCGATGACGGCCCGGTACGGCGGGCCGTCATCGCCGGCGGTCTTGAGGCATGGCTGGTCACCCGCTACGAAGACGGCCTCGCCGCCCTGTCCGACCCACGGCTGAGCAGCGACGTCCGCGACGCCTCGGACCCCCGGCTCCTGGAGCGGCTGCCCGCCACGGAGCGCGAGTCGATGCTGCGCACCATGCTCCGCTGCGACCCGCCCGACCACACCCGCCTGCGCCGCCTGGTCTCCAAGGCGTTCACCGCCCGCAGAGTTGCCGAACTGCGCCCCCGTATCCAGGAGATCACCGACCAGCTGCTCGATGAGGTCGTGCCCGCCGGCAAGGCCGATCTCATCGAGGACTTCGCGCTCCCGCTGCCCGTCACGGTCATCGGCGAACTGCTCGGAGTACCCGCCACCGACCGGCACGACTTCCAGCGGTGGACCGACGACATGATCCTCCAGGGAGCCGAGCCCCCGGACCCGGCCCGGATCGACCGGGCGTGGCAGCAGATGCGCTCCTACCTGACCGGACTCCTTGAAAACAAGCGGGCCCACCCCGGCAACGACCTGCTCAGCGCGCTGATCACCACCCGCGACGAGGAACACCGGCTGGACGAGGACGAGCTGATCGCCATGGCTTTCCTGCTGCTGGTGGCCGGATACATCACCACGGTCAACCTGATCGGCACCGGCATCGCCCACCTGCTCGCCCACCCCGACCAGCTGCACCAGCTGCGGGATGATCCCGGCCTGCTGCCCGCTGCGATCGAGGAGTTCCTGCGCTACGACGGACCGGTCAACCCCGGCATCGCCCGGTTCGCGCGCGAGGACGTCACCATCGCCGGAGTGAGCATCCCCCGCGGAGCGACCGTGCTGGTCGCCTCCGCCATCGCCGACCGCGACCCGGCGCAATTCCCGGACCCCGACCGCCTGGACATCACCCGGCAGGACAACGCACACCTCGCCTTCGGACACGGCATCCACTACTGCCTGGGAGCGCCGCTGGCCCGGCTCGAGGGCCAGATCGCCATCGGAACCGCCCTGCGCCGCCTGCCCCACCTCAGCCTGGCCGTGCCGCCCGACGCACTGCGATGGCGCTCGGGCGGCCTGCGCGGCCCCGAACAACTGCCCGTCACCTTCACCCCCGGCGACACCGCCTGA
- a CDS encoding DinB family protein, which yields MARMSDQPARWSQATVYPDMWVDPDNDPRHSEGASPDGELATLLDFLTGYRMTLRMKCEGLDAEQLARRSVPPSTMSLLGLLRHLAEVERDWRNWISDGDPLPKLYGDDGDFDGAVAEQAEVDAAYSDLAREQAATDAALAEHPDLSERVGKDGIAVRELMVHRVEEYARHCGHADLLRECIDGRVGQ from the coding sequence ATGGCACGCATGAGTGACCAACCCGCACGTTGGAGCCAGGCAACCGTCTACCCCGACATGTGGGTTGACCCGGACAACGACCCCCGCCACAGCGAAGGAGCCAGTCCCGACGGCGAGCTTGCGACGCTGCTGGACTTTCTGACGGGCTACCGCATGACGCTGCGGATGAAGTGCGAAGGCCTGGATGCGGAGCAACTGGCCCGTCGGTCGGTTCCGCCGTCGACGATGTCGCTGCTCGGCCTGCTTCGGCACCTCGCCGAGGTGGAACGGGACTGGCGCAACTGGATCAGCGACGGTGATCCGTTGCCGAAGCTGTACGGCGATGACGGGGACTTCGACGGAGCCGTCGCCGAGCAGGCCGAGGTCGACGCCGCGTACTCCGATCTGGCGCGCGAGCAGGCCGCGACCGACGCCGCGCTGGCCGAGCACCCGGATCTGAGCGAGCGTGTGGGGAAGGACGGGATCGCAGTTCGGGAGCTGATGGTGCACAGAGTCGAGGAGTATGCCCGTCACTGCGGGCATGCCGACCTGTTGCGCGAGTGCATCGACGGAAGGGTGGGCCAGTGA
- a CDS encoding IS701 family transposase, producing the protein MDAHEVNRARAKLALFVADVFASVPRKDQRAKSDCYLRGLMLDGRRKSVQAMAERLPDGNEQNLQQFVNQSTWDPLPVRRRIAERMVPQIGPDAWAVDDVSFPKDGKMSVAVAPQYCGALGKQANCQVAVSVHAVSDTASCPLQWRLFVPQEWAHDAGRRQKTGMPLEVGHREKWRLALDTFDELAGWGLVPPVVVADAGYGQNADFRDGLSERGIGYVVAIRSDVTVHPHDARPTAPACSGNGRRPQPRYRHKPSSVSALAMSHGRQSFTKVTWREGSRGPMRSRFLALRARPAGVRARRLAQAAATAEHGHWDGVLPEVTLLVEWPDGAEAPTDYWLADLPVGTPIAELVRLAKIRWRIEHDYRELKYGLGLDHFEGRSWAGWHHHVTLVTAAHAFLTEQRLAPKAVTADSPSTRPSTPSRTC; encoded by the coding sequence GTGGATGCACATGAAGTGAACCGTGCTCGGGCGAAGTTGGCGTTATTCGTGGCTGACGTGTTCGCGTCGGTGCCTCGCAAGGATCAGCGGGCGAAGAGTGACTGCTATCTGCGGGGGCTGATGCTGGACGGGCGGCGCAAGTCCGTCCAGGCCATGGCGGAGCGGCTGCCGGACGGCAACGAGCAGAACCTGCAGCAGTTCGTGAACCAGTCGACCTGGGATCCGCTGCCGGTGCGGCGGCGGATCGCGGAGCGGATGGTGCCGCAGATCGGTCCGGATGCCTGGGCGGTCGATGATGTGTCGTTTCCCAAGGACGGGAAGATGTCGGTGGCGGTCGCGCCTCAGTACTGCGGGGCGCTGGGCAAGCAGGCCAACTGCCAGGTCGCGGTGAGCGTGCACGCGGTCTCCGACACCGCGTCCTGTCCGCTGCAGTGGCGGTTGTTCGTGCCCCAGGAGTGGGCGCACGATGCCGGACGGCGGCAGAAGACCGGGATGCCGCTGGAGGTCGGGCACCGGGAGAAGTGGCGCCTGGCCCTGGACACCTTCGACGAGCTGGCCGGGTGGGGTCTGGTGCCGCCGGTGGTGGTGGCCGATGCCGGCTACGGTCAGAATGCCGACTTCCGCGACGGCCTGAGCGAGCGGGGCATCGGATATGTCGTGGCCATCCGTTCGGACGTGACCGTCCACCCGCACGACGCGCGGCCCACCGCCCCGGCGTGTTCCGGAAACGGCCGCAGGCCGCAGCCCCGCTACCGGCACAAGCCGTCCTCGGTGTCCGCGCTGGCGATGAGCCACGGACGGCAGTCGTTCACCAAGGTCACCTGGCGTGAAGGCTCCCGCGGGCCGATGCGCTCGCGCTTTCTGGCACTGCGGGCGCGGCCGGCCGGGGTCAGGGCCCGCCGTCTGGCCCAGGCCGCCGCCACCGCCGAACACGGCCACTGGGACGGTGTCCTGCCCGAAGTGACGCTGCTGGTCGAATGGCCAGACGGCGCCGAAGCACCCACCGACTACTGGCTCGCTGATCTGCCCGTCGGCACCCCGATCGCCGAGCTGGTCCGCCTGGCGAAGATCCGCTGGCGCATCGAGCACGACTACCGGGAACTCAAGTACGGCCTCGGCCTGGACCACTTCGAGGGCCGTTCCTGGGCGGGGTGGCATCACCACGTCACCCTGGTCACCGCCGCCCACGCATTCCTCACCGAACAGCGCCTGGCCCCAAAAGCCGTTACAGCGGACTCACCCTCTACCAGACCCTCGACGCCATCCAGGACCTGCTGA
- a CDS encoding FAD-dependent oxidoreductase — MERTTCCVVGGGPAGMVFGLLLARAGVAVTVLEKHGDFLRDFRGDTVHPSTLALLDDLGLAERFARLEQRRVTRVQLPLGTDGALITVSDISALPGPYNYVAMVPQWDLLDLLADEARKEPSFSLRMNTEATSLLVERGRVTGVRYRMSDGRSGELRATLTVACDGRTSLVRSRPELGLRQFTCPMDAWWFRLPRHDSDPHGLVGGVGNRFLTAMIDRGEYWQCAALIAKGSNAERRAAGLEQFMADFSAAVPWLGNRAHALRSWDEVKMLDVRLDRLRRWHRPGLLCIGDAAHAMSPVFGIGINLAVEDAVAAARHLVEPLRKGVVGLRDVRAIQRRRWPTTALTQALQRFAHARVIAPVLAGRPPFGNTRRAQRMSNLLTTSPWLKRVPAYFIGYGALRERPPAESVR, encoded by the coding sequence ATGGAGCGGACAACGTGCTGCGTGGTGGGCGGCGGCCCGGCGGGCATGGTGTTCGGCCTGCTGCTGGCGCGGGCCGGCGTGGCCGTCACGGTCCTGGAAAAGCACGGCGACTTTCTGCGGGACTTCCGCGGCGACACGGTCCATCCCTCGACCCTGGCACTGCTGGACGACCTCGGCCTGGCCGAGCGTTTCGCCCGCCTCGAGCAGCGCCGGGTGACCCGGGTCCAGCTGCCGCTCGGCACGGACGGTGCGCTGATCACCGTCTCGGACATCAGCGCGCTGCCGGGCCCGTACAACTACGTGGCGATGGTGCCGCAGTGGGACCTGCTCGACCTGCTGGCCGACGAGGCCCGCAAGGAACCGTCCTTCTCGCTGCGGATGAACACCGAAGCGACGTCCCTGCTGGTGGAGCGCGGACGGGTCACCGGGGTGCGGTACCGCATGTCCGACGGTCGCAGCGGCGAACTGCGGGCCACCCTCACAGTGGCCTGCGACGGACGGACCTCTCTGGTCCGCTCGCGGCCCGAACTGGGGCTGCGGCAGTTCACGTGCCCTATGGACGCCTGGTGGTTCCGGCTGCCGCGCCACGACAGCGACCCGCACGGGCTGGTGGGAGGCGTCGGCAACCGCTTCCTCACCGCGATGATCGACCGTGGCGAGTACTGGCAGTGCGCCGCACTGATCGCCAAAGGCAGCAACGCCGAACGCCGCGCCGCCGGCCTCGAGCAGTTCATGGCCGACTTCTCCGCCGCCGTGCCCTGGCTCGGCAACCGGGCGCATGCCCTGCGGTCGTGGGACGAGGTGAAGATGCTCGACGTACGGCTCGACCGCCTTCGGCGCTGGCACCGTCCGGGACTGCTGTGCATCGGCGACGCGGCACACGCCATGTCACCGGTCTTCGGCATCGGCATCAACCTCGCCGTCGAAGACGCGGTCGCCGCAGCCCGCCATCTGGTCGAACCACTCCGCAAGGGGGTGGTCGGCCTGCGGGACGTCCGCGCCATCCAGCGGCGCCGGTGGCCCACCACGGCATTGACGCAGGCACTGCAGCGGTTCGCGCACGCCCGGGTCATCGCGCCGGTACTGGCCGGACGCCCGCCCTTCGGCAATACGAGGCGGGCACAGCGCATGAGCAACCTGCTTACCACCTCACCGTGGCTCAAACGCGTACCGGCGTACTTCATCGGCTATGGCGCCCTGCGCGAACGCCCACCCGCCGAATCAGTACGGTGA
- a CDS encoding MarR family transcriptional regulator: MAYRIHFTVQDLARTRVAEAPMPLHELELAARALQSRSQPARLDAWRHRARTQLSAQARMALALMPTVGSSPNFLSPTKAGTIEELLEQVRATPRERVRSDVLETALHHPSLPAWARDLADDPSLFAELCTGLGHLHTFLLAPHWTQFTEHLAVDQALRLQHILTGGVDQLLTQANPRWMRWNPPVLEVRMANGAERDLYLEGQGILLIPSIFGTRTIVTDSQPVSVSYPASQDQHPHELTAPASAPGHRRSPGVSTLLGRTRTVVLTTIAEHQGCSTKELAARAGIAAASASEHATILREAGLIRSLRHRNSVRHSLTPLGQALLDTPGAG; encoded by the coding sequence ATGGCCTACCGCATACACTTCACGGTTCAGGATCTGGCCCGGACACGTGTAGCCGAGGCGCCGATGCCGCTGCATGAGCTGGAACTTGCGGCGCGAGCCCTGCAAAGCCGCAGTCAGCCGGCCCGGCTCGACGCCTGGCGACACCGTGCTCGCACACAGCTGTCTGCCCAAGCCCGCATGGCCCTGGCCCTGATGCCGACCGTGGGATCCTCACCCAACTTCCTCAGCCCCACGAAAGCGGGCACTATCGAGGAACTCCTGGAACAGGTACGCGCCACACCTCGCGAACGCGTCAGGTCGGATGTACTTGAAACAGCACTGCATCACCCTTCCTTGCCCGCGTGGGCACGCGACCTAGCAGACGATCCATCTCTGTTTGCCGAGCTCTGCACGGGGCTCGGCCATCTCCACACCTTCCTGCTGGCCCCACATTGGACCCAATTCACGGAACACCTGGCAGTCGACCAAGCCCTGCGCCTACAGCACATACTCACCGGCGGCGTCGATCAGCTGCTGACCCAGGCCAACCCCCGGTGGATGCGATGGAATCCGCCAGTTCTGGAAGTCCGAATGGCAAACGGAGCCGAGCGTGACCTCTACCTGGAGGGGCAAGGCATCCTCCTCATTCCGTCAATATTCGGCACACGCACCATAGTCACCGACAGCCAGCCCGTGTCCGTGAGCTATCCCGCCTCCCAGGACCAGCACCCCCATGAGCTCACCGCCCCTGCTTCCGCGCCTGGCCACAGGCGCTCCCCCGGTGTGTCGACGCTTCTAGGGCGGACGCGCACTGTGGTGCTGACCACCATCGCAGAGCACCAAGGCTGCTCCACCAAGGAATTGGCCGCTCGTGCAGGTATCGCAGCCGCAAGCGCCAGCGAACACGCAACCATTCTCCGCGAAGCCGGACTGATCCGCTCCCTCCGCCACCGAAACTCCGTGCGTCACAGCCTCACCCCCCTCGGCCAGGCACTCCTCGACACACCAGGGGCAGGCTGA
- the tnpA gene encoding IS200/IS605 family transposase: MGEMQEIRTGRHCAFVMHVHLVFVTKFRHKVFTDAHLTRMEEIMQSVCGDFECELVEFNGEDNHVHLLVNFPPKVAVTKLVNSLKGVSSRRLRQEFPDLVRHYWRANKLWSGSYFAGTVGGAPLSVVRQYIEQQNRPV, encoded by the coding sequence ATGGGTGAGATGCAGGAGATCAGAACTGGCCGGCACTGTGCTTTCGTGATGCATGTGCACTTGGTTTTCGTGACCAAGTTCCGGCACAAGGTGTTCACTGACGCTCATCTGACACGCATGGAGGAGATCATGCAGTCGGTCTGCGGCGACTTCGAGTGCGAGCTGGTGGAGTTCAACGGCGAGGACAACCACGTCCACCTGCTGGTGAACTTCCCGCCCAAGGTCGCCGTGACCAAGCTGGTCAACTCCCTCAAGGGTGTCTCCTCCCGCCGCCTGCGCCAGGAGTTCCCCGACCTGGTGCGCCACTACTGGCGGGCCAACAAGCTCTGGTCCGGGTCTTACTTCGCCGGAACCGTCGGCGGCGCCCCGCTCTCCGTGGTCCGGCAGTACATCGAACAGCAGAACCGGCCGGTGTGA
- a CDS encoding alpha-L-rhamnosidase C-terminal domain-containing protein, with protein MSSVSGKAKKLSITAPSKQVPVRAADGRMPACLQRCPNNAGYRTITVRPDARTGVDWARTSIRTMRGRASVDWARSGDRLRLTVEVPVGAKAEVHVPAAQRHNTAAPHGAEFVRSEPGQVVYRVPHGTWEFAAMAESG; from the coding sequence ATGAGCTCCGTCTCCGGGAAGGCGAAGAAGCTCTCGATCACTGCGCCGTCGAAGCAGGTGCCGGTCCGGGCGGCGGACGGGCGGATGCCCGCCTGCCTGCAGCGTTGTCCGAACAACGCGGGCTACCGCACCATCACCGTGCGCCCTGACGCCCGTACAGGAGTGGACTGGGCACGTACGTCGATCCGGACAATGAGGGGCAGGGCTTCGGTCGACTGGGCCCGCTCCGGGGACCGTCTGCGTCTCACGGTCGAGGTGCCGGTGGGCGCGAAGGCCGAAGTCCATGTGCCAGCAGCCCAGCGGCACAACACGGCCGCGCCGCACGGGGCGGAGTTCGTGCGGTCAGAGCCCGGCCAAGTTGTCTACCGCGTGCCACATGGCACGTGGGAGTTCGCCGCGATGGCCGAGTCTGGCTGA
- a CDS encoding AMP-binding protein has translation MILSELRPSEDAVRKYRAAGVWRNEGPLADLQKWRDETPEAIAVIAYRAGTGVRRLTYREFGDYVERFAAALHELNVGPGQVVAMQLPNWWEVSALLLACARVGAVVAPVMMSIGPRELERILSRLDAGVCVTVDQWGDVRYADAVAEMAPRLPKLRHRVVISGGNTSEDVVNFGRHFEDTPRERQPGTLPGVPAEDPDRVAVVLFTSGTSGEPKGVLHTFNTLYAGASAIAHAEGLDTRDRFFTTQALTHIFGLMYNIMIPLLVGGASVLSDVWDPKGALDIVAESETTVLAGAPPFVTALVTAAQVEPRSALSPRMVLSGATTVPGQLVASVPQTWGVPLRTLWGMTEVPGHTWTRRDDPPLWGSQSDGKPGAGLELDFRSDTDTPLTAEQPARLFVRGGGVCLATFGRDSGRLRVTADVDDGWYDTGDLAIPDGRGGLRIIGRTADRIGGSFMIPINDVETELLAHSDVHDVALVGYLDDRGNELACAVVVPGAATPTLAGLREFLTARGMTEWYQPSRLELVTELPRNATGKVRKDLLRSQVKDGRMVDQLTV, from the coding sequence ATGATCTTGTCCGAACTGAGGCCCAGTGAGGACGCGGTACGGAAATATCGCGCCGCGGGGGTCTGGCGGAACGAAGGCCCGCTGGCGGACTTGCAGAAGTGGCGAGACGAAACACCGGAAGCCATCGCGGTGATCGCTTACCGTGCCGGAACGGGCGTGCGCCGACTTACGTACCGGGAATTCGGCGACTACGTCGAGCGGTTCGCCGCGGCGCTGCATGAGCTCAACGTCGGGCCAGGGCAGGTCGTCGCGATGCAGTTGCCCAACTGGTGGGAGGTAAGCGCGCTGCTGCTGGCCTGCGCACGAGTCGGGGCGGTCGTCGCACCCGTCATGATGTCCATCGGCCCACGCGAGCTGGAACGCATCCTGTCGCGACTGGACGCCGGCGTGTGCGTCACGGTCGACCAGTGGGGTGACGTGCGGTACGCGGACGCGGTGGCCGAGATGGCGCCCCGCCTGCCGAAGCTGCGGCACCGAGTGGTCATCAGCGGGGGCAATACCTCCGAGGACGTGGTGAACTTCGGCCGCCACTTCGAGGACACACCGCGGGAGCGACAGCCCGGGACGCTTCCGGGGGTGCCCGCCGAAGACCCGGACCGGGTGGCCGTGGTCCTGTTCACCTCAGGAACCTCCGGCGAGCCCAAGGGCGTGCTGCACACCTTCAACACGCTCTACGCCGGAGCCTCGGCGATAGCCCACGCGGAGGGGCTGGACACCCGAGACCGGTTCTTCACCACCCAGGCACTGACCCATATCTTCGGGTTGATGTACAACATCATGATCCCGCTGCTGGTCGGTGGCGCCTCCGTGCTGTCCGACGTCTGGGACCCCAAGGGTGCGCTGGACATCGTCGCCGAGAGCGAGACCACCGTCCTGGCGGGAGCACCGCCGTTCGTCACCGCGCTTGTCACCGCTGCCCAGGTGGAGCCCCGGTCGGCGCTCTCGCCGCGCATGGTGCTCAGTGGCGCCACCACGGTTCCCGGCCAGTTGGTTGCCTCTGTTCCGCAGACCTGGGGGGTGCCGCTGCGAACCCTTTGGGGAATGACCGAGGTACCCGGTCACACCTGGACCCGCCGTGACGATCCGCCGCTGTGGGGCTCGCAGAGCGACGGCAAACCAGGAGCCGGACTGGAACTCGACTTCCGGTCCGACACCGACACCCCGCTCACCGCCGAGCAGCCGGCCCGGCTCTTCGTCCGTGGTGGCGGTGTGTGCCTGGCGACTTTCGGCCGGGACAGCGGTCGACTGCGGGTGACGGCCGACGTGGACGACGGCTGGTATGACACCGGTGACCTGGCGATTCCGGACGGTCGAGGGGGCCTGCGCATCATCGGCCGGACCGCGGACCGTATCGGCGGCTCCTTCATGATCCCGATCAATGACGTCGAGACGGAGCTGCTCGCGCACTCCGATGTCCATGATGTCGCCCTCGTCGGCTACCTGGATGACCGGGGCAATGAACTCGCCTGCGCGGTCGTCGTTCCCGGTGCGGCCACACCCACTCTGGCCGGTCTGCGGGAGTTCCTGACAGCCCGCGGCATGACCGAGTGGTACCAGCCCAGTCGGCTCGAACTGGTGACAGAACTGCCGCGCAACGCCACCGGAAAGGTCCGTAAAGACCTTCTCCGCTCCCAGGTGAAGGACGGCCGCATGGTTGACCAACTGACGGTGTGA
- a CDS encoding HAL/PAL/TAL family ammonia-lyase has protein sequence MMHNASPVEMPELHLDGHNLGMDEVYRLSTMREGARLDLAEDAVLRMKKSLQVKDDLIASGIPIYGVTTGFGDSSSRQISPEKTVALQRNLLRFLRVGTGPVAPEEVIRATMVIRANSAARGHSAIRQEPIRLILDMLRHGILPQIPERGSVGASGDLAPLSYLAASLTGEGAVTYRGERMPAAEALRAAGLQPVELQAKEGLALVNGTSFMSAYLTLAFTEARELAWCAELCTALAAEVRRSSRDQFTAFPHINKPHPGQMTSAENIRQILEGSALIGTDADLRGDGISEGATYLELERGIQDPYSIRCAPHVIGVLRDTLQWTEQWITNEINSSNDNPLFDAESFSVHNSGNFYGGHVAQAAGALAATVASVGDLLDRQVQLLVDPKFNLGLPANLIAPVEAADPAAGLHHGFKGAQIASSALTAEALHLTMPVSSFSRSTEAHNQDKVSMGTIAARHARTAVHLISEVTAIHLVALCQAADIIGADRLGPLTARAHTYLRSTVPFVQEDRPLDEEFQQIAKLLIDGSLRREVMAS, from the coding sequence ATGATGCACAACGCCTCTCCGGTCGAGATGCCTGAACTCCACCTCGACGGTCACAATCTGGGCATGGATGAGGTCTACAGGCTTTCCACGATGAGGGAAGGGGCGAGGCTGGACCTGGCGGAAGACGCGGTCCTGCGTATGAAGAAGTCCCTTCAGGTCAAGGATGACCTCATCGCATCGGGGATACCCATCTATGGCGTCACCACGGGCTTCGGTGACAGCAGCAGCCGGCAGATCAGCCCCGAGAAGACGGTGGCTCTGCAGCGGAATCTGCTGCGGTTCCTGCGTGTGGGCACCGGGCCGGTGGCACCTGAGGAAGTCATTCGCGCGACCATGGTGATACGTGCCAACAGTGCCGCCCGAGGTCACTCCGCCATCCGGCAGGAGCCTATCCGCCTCATTCTGGACATGCTGCGCCACGGCATCCTGCCGCAGATCCCGGAGCGGGGCTCGGTGGGTGCCAGCGGCGACCTGGCCCCGCTGAGCTACTTGGCGGCGTCGCTCACCGGCGAAGGCGCCGTCACCTATCGGGGTGAGCGGATGCCGGCCGCCGAGGCCCTGCGCGCGGCTGGTCTGCAGCCGGTGGAACTGCAGGCCAAGGAAGGCCTCGCCCTGGTCAACGGTACTTCTTTCATGTCCGCCTATCTGACACTGGCGTTCACCGAGGCACGCGAACTCGCCTGGTGTGCCGAACTGTGCACGGCACTGGCTGCCGAGGTGCGCAGGAGCAGCAGGGACCAGTTCACCGCGTTCCCGCACATCAACAAGCCGCATCCGGGCCAGATGACCAGTGCCGAGAACATCCGGCAGATCCTTGAAGGATCCGCCCTGATCGGCACGGACGCCGATCTCCGGGGAGACGGCATAAGTGAGGGCGCCACCTACCTGGAACTCGAACGCGGTATCCAGGACCCCTACTCCATCCGTTGCGCCCCCCACGTGATCGGCGTGCTGCGCGACACCCTGCAGTGGACCGAGCAGTGGATCACCAACGAGATCAACTCCTCCAACGACAACCCACTCTTCGACGCAGAGTCGTTCAGCGTCCACAACAGCGGCAACTTCTACGGCGGCCATGTGGCCCAGGCCGCCGGTGCGCTGGCCGCCACTGTTGCCAGTGTGGGTGACCTCCTGGACCGACAGGTCCAGCTGCTGGTGGACCCGAAGTTCAACCTGGGGCTTCCGGCGAACCTCATCGCCCCGGTCGAGGCCGCCGATCCGGCGGCCGGACTGCACCACGGCTTCAAGGGCGCGCAGATCGCGTCCTCCGCTCTGACCGCTGAAGCACTCCATCTGACCATGCCGGTCAGCTCCTTCTCCCGGTCGACCGAGGCGCACAACCAGGACAAGGTCAGCATGGGCACCATCGCCGCCCGGCACGCCAGGACTGCCGTCCACCTGATCAGCGAGGTCACCGCGATCCACCTGGTGGCACTCTGCCAGGCCGCGGACATCATCGGCGCGGACAGGCTCGGCCCCCTCACCGCCCGTGCCCACACCTACCTGCGCAGCACCGTCCCCTTCGTCCAAGAGGATCGCCCCTTGGACGAAGAGTTCCAGCAGATCGCCAAGCTGCTCATCGACGGCTCCCTCCGCCGCGAGGTCATGGCCAGTTGA
- a CDS encoding RNA-guided endonuclease InsQ/TnpB family protein, with amino-acid sequence MQLRYSFRLYPDPGQRTALAKAFGCARVVFNDAVRAREDARKAGQPFPKAGELSTRLITEAKRTTGRSWLGEVSAVVLQQSLRDAETAYRNFFASLKGTRKGPRTGPPRFKSRKDARQSIRFTANARWNITDNGRLNLPKIGAVKVKWSRTLPATPTSVTVIKDAAGRYFASFVIDTDPAADATRMPETQHTIGIDLGLTHFAVLSDGTKIDSPRFLRRTEKKLKKAQRELSRKQKGSKNRAKARLKVARAHARATDARREFHHQLSTKLICENQGIGVEDLSVAGLARTKLAKSVHDAGWASFISMLEYKAERYGRTLVKIGRFEPTSQTCSTCGVKDGPKPLDVREWTCTACGTVHDRDHNAALNVKTAAGLAVSACGAPVRPGAIPAQREETGSHGLPTEPRAA; translated from the coding sequence ATGCAGCTCAGGTACAGCTTTCGCCTGTACCCGGATCCCGGCCAACGCACCGCGTTGGCGAAGGCGTTCGGGTGCGCCCGTGTCGTGTTCAACGACGCGGTGCGTGCCCGTGAAGACGCCCGTAAAGCCGGGCAGCCGTTCCCGAAGGCCGGGGAGCTGTCCACGCGCCTGATCACCGAGGCCAAGCGGACCACCGGGCGGTCCTGGCTGGGCGAGGTCTCCGCGGTGGTGCTCCAGCAGTCCCTGCGGGACGCCGAGACCGCATACCGCAACTTCTTCGCCTCCCTCAAGGGCACCCGCAAAGGCCCCAGGACCGGCCCACCCCGCTTCAAGTCCCGCAAGGACGCCCGGCAGTCGATCCGCTTCACCGCCAACGCCCGCTGGAACATCACCGACAACGGCCGTCTGAACCTGCCGAAGATCGGCGCGGTCAAGGTGAAGTGGTCCCGCACACTGCCCGCCACCCCCACCTCCGTCACCGTCATCAAGGACGCGGCCGGACGGTACTTCGCCTCCTTCGTCATCGACACCGACCCCGCCGCCGACGCGACACGGATGCCCGAAACCCAGCACACCATCGGCATCGATCTCGGCCTGACCCACTTCGCGGTCCTGTCCGACGGCACGAAGATCGACTCCCCTCGGTTTCTGCGCCGCACGGAGAAGAAGCTGAAGAAGGCCCAGCGGGAGCTGTCCCGCAAGCAGAAGGGATCCAAGAACCGGGCCAAGGCCCGCCTCAAGGTCGCCCGCGCCCACGCCAGGGCCACCGACGCACGCCGCGAGTTCCACCACCAGCTCTCCACGAAGCTGATCTGCGAGAACCAAGGGATCGGCGTGGAGGACCTGTCGGTGGCGGGACTGGCCCGCACGAAGCTGGCCAAGTCCGTGCACGACGCCGGATGGGCATCGTTCATCAGCATGCTGGAGTACAAAGCAGAACGGTACGGCCGCACCCTGGTCAAGATCGGCCGGTTCGAGCCGACCTCCCAGACCTGCTCCACCTGCGGCGTCAAGGACGGACCCAAACCCCTCGACGTCCGGGAATGGACCTGTACCGCCTGCGGCACCGTCCACGACCGCGACCACAACGCCGCACTCAACGTGAAAACGGCCGCCGGACTGGCGGTATCAGCCTGCGGAGCGCCGGTAAGACCAGGAGCAATCCCGGCACAGCGCGAAGAAACAGGAAGCCACGGACTCCCGACCGAACCCCGTGCCGCGTAG